A stretch of the Ornithodoros turicata isolate Travis chromosome 4, ASM3712646v1, whole genome shotgun sequence genome encodes the following:
- the LOC135393546 gene encoding uncharacterized protein LOC135393546, with the protein MDVLRQPSNDTLATGAAAEVVVPATSMVVRLFLLCAIVLAATMAFVGGWLGTLYLFKTDLFQRYSPLVLQAKHLGIVGNFNNNATFGSRMNDKSSAVAVTRDGTLATIINSTVYEPDW; encoded by the exons ATGGATGTCCTACGTCAGCCCAGTAACGACACATTGGCGACTGGAGCAGCGGCG GAAGTCGTGGTTCCGGCGACGTCGATGGTGGTCAGGTTGTTCCTGTTGTGCGCCATCGTGCTGGCAGCCACCATGGCTTTCGTCGGGGGATGGCTGGGCACACTCTACCTCTTCAAGACCGATCTCTTCCAGAG GTACAGCCCACTGGTGCTGCAGGCCAAACACCTCGGCATCGTTGGTAACTTCAACAACAACGCCACCTTTGGCTCCAGAATGAACGACAAAAGTAGCGCAGTGGCAGTCACCAGAGATGGCACTCTAGCCACGATTATTAACAGCACCGTTTACGAACCTGATTGGTAG